In Schlegelella aquatica, one DNA window encodes the following:
- a CDS encoding saccharopine dehydrogenase family protein, whose translation MKIALLGAGHIGQTIARLLSGAGDYQVTVIDRSEAALRRLDARAVEVRQADTENDLALAAVLRGHDAVINALPYHCAIRVATQAREAGCHYFDLTEDVAATRAIKALAQGAPVAFMPQCGLAPGFIGIVAHHLTRGFDEVHDVKMRVGALPAFPTNSLKYNLTWSVDGLINEYCHPCEAIRDGERTELLPLEGLEHFALDGVEYEAFNTSGGLGTLCETLAGRVRSLDYKSVRYPGHCALMKILLEELELRHDQETLKQILRRSVPTTMQDVVLVFVTVSGLKHGALVQEVFARKIFAERNGERSLSAIQITTAAGVCAAVDLFRQGKLPARGFIRQEQIELDDFLANRFGQAYQQLRHVESIS comes from the coding sequence ATGAAGATCGCATTGCTGGGCGCAGGGCACATCGGGCAGACCATCGCCCGGCTCTTGAGCGGCGCGGGCGACTACCAGGTGACCGTGATCGACCGCAGCGAAGCGGCCCTTCGCCGGCTCGACGCGCGCGCGGTGGAAGTGCGCCAGGCGGACACCGAGAACGACCTCGCCCTCGCTGCGGTGCTCCGAGGCCACGACGCGGTGATCAACGCGTTGCCCTACCACTGCGCGATCCGCGTGGCCACGCAGGCGCGCGAAGCGGGCTGCCACTACTTCGACCTTACCGAGGACGTGGCGGCCACGCGGGCGATCAAGGCGCTGGCGCAAGGCGCGCCGGTGGCCTTCATGCCGCAGTGCGGTCTGGCGCCGGGCTTCATCGGCATCGTCGCGCATCACCTCACGCGCGGCTTCGACGAGGTGCACGACGTCAAGATGCGCGTGGGGGCGCTGCCGGCCTTCCCCACCAACTCGCTCAAGTACAACCTGACCTGGAGCGTGGACGGGCTCATCAACGAGTACTGCCACCCGTGCGAGGCCATCCGCGACGGCGAGCGCACCGAGCTGCTGCCGCTCGAAGGCCTGGAGCACTTCGCGCTCGACGGCGTGGAGTACGAGGCCTTCAACACCTCGGGCGGCCTGGGCACGCTGTGCGAGACGCTGGCCGGCCGGGTGCGCTCGCTCGACTACAAGTCGGTGCGCTACCCGGGCCACTGCGCCCTGATGAAGATCTTGCTGGAGGAGCTGGAGCTGCGCCACGATCAGGAGACGCTCAAGCAGATCCTGCGCCGCTCGGTGCCCACCACGATGCAGGACGTGGTGCTCGTCTTCGTGACGGTCAGCGGGCTCAAGCACGGGGCGCTGGTGCAGGAGGTGTTCGCGCGTAAGATCTTCGCCGAACGCAACGGCGAGCGCTCGCTCAGTGCCATCCAGATCACGACGGCCGCCGGCGTGTGCGCTGCGGTCGATCTGTTCCGCCAGGGCAAGCTGCCGGCGCGCGGTTTCATCCGGCAGGAGCAGATCGAGCTCGACGACTTCCTCGCCAACCGTTTCGGGCAGGCGTATCAGCAGCTGCGGCATGTGGAGTCGATCAGTTGA
- a CDS encoding Lrp/AsnC family transcriptional regulator, translated as MVKTLDDLDRALISLLQVNARESTANLARKLGVARTTVLARLARLEQHQVIAGYTVRLAQDVEGRSIQAYVGITVQPRSGKDVARRLARMPEVQLLCTVSGEFDYVAWLRADTPERLDALLDEIGEVEGVIKTTTSIVLAKRIDRVAR; from the coding sequence CTGGTGAAAACCCTGGACGACCTCGACCGCGCGCTGATCTCGCTGCTGCAGGTCAATGCCCGCGAGAGCACGGCCAACCTCGCGCGCAAGCTCGGAGTGGCCCGCACGACGGTGCTCGCGCGCCTGGCGCGGCTGGAGCAGCACCAGGTGATCGCCGGCTACACCGTGCGTCTGGCCCAGGACGTGGAGGGGCGCTCCATCCAGGCCTACGTGGGCATCACCGTGCAGCCGCGCTCCGGCAAGGACGTGGCCCGGCGCCTGGCGCGCATGCCGGAGGTGCAGTTGCTGTGCACGGTGAGTGGCGAGTTCGACTACGTGGCCTGGCTGCGCGCCGACACGCCCGAGCGGCTCGACGCGCTGCTCGACGAGATCGGCGAGGTCGAGGGGGTGATCAAGACGACCACCTCCATCGTGCTGGCCAAGCGTATCGACCGCGTGGCGCGTTGA
- a CDS encoding CaiB/BaiF CoA transferase family protein, with amino-acid sequence MTGTSSRAPAPAAALGHLRVLDLSRVLAGPWCGQILADLGAEVIKVEKPGEGDDTRHWGPPFLQDAEGRDTEAATYYTCANRNKRSVTIDIAQPEGQALVRELALRSDVLIENFKVGGLKRYGLDYESLRELNPRLVYCSITGFGQTGPYAPRAGYDLLVQAASGMMSITGRPDHEPGGGPMRVGVAITDLFTGVYAATAILAALEVRHRTGRGQHIDMALLDVGMAMLANQASAFLNTGRAPQRQGNSHPSIVPYQDFPTADGAMLLAIGNDGQFARFCEAAGVPQWAKDERFATNTSRVRHRELLVPMIAELTRERTTRQWVQLLEDRAVPCGPINDIAQAFDDEQVRARGLRVDLPHPRFGHIGGVASPLRLAETPPVAHSAPPDLGEHTDEVLQRVLGLDEQRLRELRSRGVV; translated from the coding sequence ATGACCGGCACCTCCTCCCGCGCCCCCGCCCCGGCCGCCGCGCTCGGCCACCTGCGCGTGCTCGACCTCTCGCGCGTGCTGGCCGGGCCCTGGTGCGGCCAGATCCTCGCCGACCTGGGCGCCGAGGTCATCAAGGTCGAGAAGCCCGGCGAAGGCGACGACACGCGGCACTGGGGGCCGCCTTTCCTCCAGGACGCCGAGGGGCGCGACACCGAGGCGGCCACCTACTACACCTGCGCCAATCGCAACAAGCGCTCGGTCACCATCGACATCGCCCAGCCCGAGGGCCAAGCCCTGGTGCGCGAACTGGCGCTGCGCAGCGACGTGCTGATCGAGAACTTCAAGGTCGGCGGCCTGAAACGCTACGGGCTCGATTACGAGTCGCTGCGCGAACTGAACCCGCGGCTCGTCTACTGCTCGATCACCGGCTTCGGCCAGACGGGCCCCTACGCCCCGCGCGCCGGCTACGACCTGCTGGTGCAGGCGGCCAGCGGCATGATGAGCATCACCGGCCGGCCCGACCACGAGCCCGGGGGCGGGCCGATGCGGGTGGGGGTGGCGATCACCGACCTCTTCACCGGGGTGTATGCCGCCACCGCGATCCTGGCCGCGCTGGAGGTGCGCCACCGCACCGGTCGCGGGCAGCACATCGACATGGCGCTGCTGGACGTGGGCATGGCGATGCTCGCCAACCAGGCCTCGGCCTTTCTCAACACCGGCCGCGCGCCGCAACGCCAAGGCAACAGCCACCCGAGCATCGTGCCGTACCAGGACTTCCCGACCGCCGACGGCGCGATGCTGCTGGCCATCGGCAACGACGGGCAGTTCGCGCGGTTCTGCGAGGCGGCCGGCGTGCCGCAGTGGGCGAAGGACGAGCGCTTCGCCACCAACACCTCGCGGGTGCGCCACCGCGAGCTGCTGGTGCCGATGATCGCGGAGCTGACGCGCGAGCGCACCACCCGGCAGTGGGTGCAACTGCTCGAAGACCGCGCCGTGCCCTGCGGCCCGATCAACGACATCGCCCAGGCCTTCGACGACGAGCAGGTGCGCGCGCGCGGGTTGCGGGTGGACCTGCCGCACCCGCGCTTCGGCCACATCGGCGGCGTGGCGAGCCCGCTGCGCCTCGCCGAGACGCCCCCGGTGGCCCACAGCGCGCCGCCGGACCTCGGCGAGCACACCGACGAGGTGCTGCAGCGCGTGCTGGGGCTGGACGAGCAGCGGCTGCGCGAGCTGCGGTCGCGCGGTGTGGTCTAG
- a CDS encoding acyl-CoA dehydrogenase codes for MAQAPKASFQWDDPLLLDQQLTEDERMVRDAARAYCQDKLMPRVLEAFRHEKTDPAIFREMGELGLLGPTIPAEYGGAGLNYVSYGLIAREIERVDSGYRSMMSVQSSLVMVPIYEFGSEAQRRKYLPKLASGEWIGCFGLTEPNHGSDPGSMETRARKTEGGFRLSGSKMWITNSPIADVFVVWAKNDEGRIRGYILEKGMKGLSAPAIHGKVGLRTSITGEIVMDDVFVPADNELPNVEGLKGPFTCLNSARYGIAWGALGAAEFCWHAARNYVLERKQFGRPLAANQLIQKKLADMQTEITLGLQGCLRLGRMKDEGTAAPEITSIMKRNSCGKALDIARTARDMHGGNGISDEYGVIRHVVNLEVVNTYEGTHDIHALILGRAQTGIQAFSA; via the coding sequence ATGGCCCAGGCCCCGAAAGCCAGCTTCCAGTGGGACGACCCGCTGCTGCTGGACCAGCAACTGACCGAAGACGAGCGCATGGTGCGCGACGCCGCCCGCGCCTATTGCCAGGACAAGCTGATGCCCCGCGTGCTGGAAGCCTTCCGGCACGAGAAGACGGACCCCGCCATCTTCCGCGAGATGGGCGAGTTGGGCCTGCTGGGCCCGACCATTCCCGCCGAATACGGCGGCGCCGGCCTCAACTACGTGAGCTACGGCCTCATCGCGCGTGAGATCGAACGGGTCGACTCCGGATACCGGTCGATGATGAGCGTGCAGTCCTCGCTCGTGATGGTGCCGATCTACGAATTCGGCTCCGAGGCGCAGCGCCGCAAGTACCTGCCCAAGCTCGCCAGCGGGGAGTGGATCGGCTGCTTCGGCCTGACCGAGCCGAACCACGGCTCCGACCCGGGCAGCATGGAGACGCGCGCGCGCAAGACCGAGGGCGGCTTCCGGCTCTCGGGCAGCAAGATGTGGATCACCAACAGCCCGATCGCCGACGTGTTCGTCGTCTGGGCCAAGAACGACGAGGGCCGCATCCGCGGCTACATTCTCGAAAAGGGCATGAAGGGCCTGTCGGCCCCCGCCATCCACGGCAAGGTGGGTCTGCGCACGTCCATCACCGGCGAGATCGTGATGGACGACGTGTTCGTGCCGGCCGACAACGAGCTGCCGAACGTCGAGGGCCTCAAAGGCCCCTTCACCTGTCTCAACAGCGCCCGCTACGGCATCGCCTGGGGCGCCTTGGGCGCCGCCGAGTTCTGCTGGCACGCCGCGCGCAACTACGTGCTCGAGCGCAAGCAGTTCGGCCGGCCGCTGGCGGCCAACCAGCTGATCCAGAAGAAGCTGGCCGACATGCAAACCGAGATCACGCTCGGCCTGCAAGGCTGCCTGCGGCTGGGCCGCATGAAGGACGAAGGCACGGCCGCGCCCGAGATCACCTCGATCATGAAGCGCAACTCCTGCGGCAAGGCGCTGGACATCGCCCGCACGGCGCGCGACATGCACGGCGGCAACGGCATCAGCGACGAGTACGGCGTGATCCGACACGTCGTGAACCTGGAGGTGGTCAACACCTACGAGGGCACGCACGACATCCACGCGCTGATCCTGGGCCGCGCGCAGACGGGGATCCAGGCGTTCAGTGCGTGA
- a CDS encoding LysR substrate-binding domain-containing protein produces the protein MRRKIPSTQALVCFEAAARHESFTKAAEELALTQSAVCRQIGSLEEYLGVPLFRRTRRGVVLTEAGAAYARRIAPRLEAVERDTLALMAHPGAAGTLDLAVVPTFATRWLVPRLPRLAARHPELVLNLETRTRPFLFAETEFDAALYAGTPAQLANWPGVEAVPLLREDLAPVCSPALLGGRRSLGAHELAALPLLQQSTRPHAWGQWFEAQGVHHPGASAGPRYELFSMLAMAAAHGMGVALIPPLLIEAELARGELVIACEPAQPGERWYYLVLPERKVGDPLLGRLREWIMDEAALQEPPGGPTVPGPRARGAPPGPAAPRPAARRDNRA, from the coding sequence ATGAGACGCAAGATCCCCAGCACCCAGGCCCTGGTGTGCTTCGAGGCCGCGGCCCGCCACGAGAGCTTCACCAAGGCGGCGGAGGAACTCGCCCTCACGCAAAGCGCGGTGTGCCGGCAGATCGGCTCGCTGGAGGAGTACCTCGGCGTGCCGCTGTTCCGTCGCACGCGGCGGGGGGTGGTGCTCACCGAGGCCGGTGCGGCCTACGCCCGTCGCATCGCCCCCCGGCTGGAGGCGGTCGAGCGCGACACCCTGGCTCTCATGGCCCACCCCGGGGCGGCGGGCACCTTGGACCTGGCGGTGGTGCCCACGTTCGCCACCCGCTGGCTGGTGCCGCGCCTGCCGCGGCTGGCGGCCCGCCATCCCGAGCTCGTCCTCAACCTCGAGACGCGCACCCGCCCGTTCCTCTTCGCCGAGACCGAGTTCGACGCGGCCCTCTACGCCGGCACGCCCGCGCAACTGGCCAACTGGCCGGGGGTGGAGGCGGTGCCCTTGCTGCGGGAGGATCTGGCGCCGGTATGCAGCCCGGCGCTGCTGGGCGGTCGGCGCTCGCTCGGCGCGCACGAGCTGGCCGCCTTGCCGCTGCTGCAGCAAAGCACCCGGCCGCACGCCTGGGGCCAGTGGTTCGAGGCGCAGGGGGTGCACCACCCCGGCGCGAGCGCCGGCCCGCGCTACGAGCTCTTCTCGATGCTTGCGATGGCGGCGGCCCACGGCATGGGGGTGGCGCTGATCCCGCCGCTGCTCATCGAGGCGGAACTCGCGCGCGGCGAACTGGTCATTGCCTGCGAGCCCGCCCAGCCTGGCGAGCGCTGGTACTACCTGGTGCTGCCGGAGCGCAAGGTGGGCGACCCGCTCCTGGGCCGTCTGCGCGAATGGATCATGGACGAGGCGGCGCTCCAGGAGCCACCGGGCGGCCCCACGGTGCCCGGGCCACGGGCGAGAGGGGCACCCCCCGGCCCGGCGGCCCCACGCCCGGCCGCCCGGCGCGACAATCGAGCCTGA
- the greB gene encoding transcription elongation factor GreB, whose protein sequence is MSKAFTKESDAGEDDDLEPAPVPQGTKNYITPQGYRRLREELMHLIDVERPKVVEVVSWAASNGDRSENGDYLYGKKRLREIDRRIRFLTKRLDIAEVADPSLHHGSDQIFFGATVTYATAKGEERTITIKGIDEADALKGEVSWISPIARALLKAREGDEVQLVTPGGVEKIEVLEVRYPAPGEA, encoded by the coding sequence ATGAGCAAGGCCTTCACCAAGGAATCCGACGCCGGCGAGGACGACGACCTGGAGCCGGCGCCGGTGCCGCAAGGCACCAAGAACTACATCACGCCGCAGGGCTACCGCCGGCTGCGCGAGGAGTTGATGCACCTGATCGACGTCGAGCGCCCGAAGGTGGTCGAGGTCGTCTCGTGGGCCGCCTCCAACGGCGACCGGTCCGAGAACGGGGACTACCTCTACGGCAAGAAGCGTCTGCGCGAGATCGACCGGCGCATCCGCTTCCTCACCAAACGCCTGGACATCGCCGAAGTGGCCGACCCTTCGCTGCACCACGGCAGCGACCAGATCTTCTTCGGCGCGACGGTCACCTACGCGACGGCCAAGGGCGAGGAGCGCACCATCACGATCAAAGGGATCGACGAGGCCGACGCGCTCAAGGGCGAAGTGAGCTGGATCTCGCCGATCGCGCGCGCGCTGCTCAAGGCGCGCGAAGGCGATGAGGTGCAGCTGGTCACGCCGGGCGGGGTCGAGAAGATCGAGGTGCTGGAGGTGCGCTACCCGGCGCCCGGCGAGGCCTGA